The Magnetospirillum sp. XM-1 genomic interval GGGCGGCCGGTGGTGGTCAAGGCGTTCGCCATGGACGCCGCCAAGCCCGAGCCGCCGTTCAGCCGCGCCGAATGGATGCGCCGTTTCATCATGGAAGGCCGGATCATGGCCGGCCTCGATCACCCCCATATCCTGCCCGTCCACGAGACCGGGCGGCTGGAGGACGGCAGCCCGTTCATGGTCCTGCCGTTCATGCGGGCCAACCTTCCGCGCCTGATCGGTTTCGACGTGGCCGAGGACGGCATGGCCGAGGACGAACTGCCGCAGGCCCTTGACGTCGGCCAGAGCCGCTTCATTCTGCTGCAGGTGCTGGCGGCCCTGGCCTATCTTCACCGAAGGGGCATCGTCCACAGAGATATCAAGCCGGCCAACGTGCTGCTGACCGCGCGCCAAGGGGGCATCGCCAAGCTGTGCGATTTCGGCTTTGCCCGGCTGGGGACGGCATCGGACGTTCCGCCGCGCGCCTGGATCGGCACCCTGGACTATATCAGCCCCGAGCAGCGGGCCGGCGCCGGCGGGGTCGGTCCCGCCGCCGACATCTATTCCATCGGGGCTCTGGCCTGGCGCCTGCTGGCCGGGCGGCTTCCCGGCCCCGAGGACGGGCGGCCGCCGCTGTCCGAACTGGTCCCGCAGGCCCCGCCAGGATTGGTGGGCTGGGTGGAGGCGGCCATGGCGGCGGATCCGGAGAAGCGGCCCAGCGCCGAGGATTCACTGCGCATGCTTGCCACCGGCATGAGGCTGGGAGCATGATGGGGCATGATTAGATCGGGTGGATTCCGATGATTTCCTCCATCGCCTCGACGACGTTGCTCAGCGGCCTTGCCGCCCAGTCGCGTGTCGCCCAGAAGGCGGCCGACAATATCGCCAACGTCACGACCCCGGACTACCCTGCCCAGCGGGGCCAGGTCGTCTCGGCCAGTCCGGCCGGGGCGCGCTATGTGCCGCTGCCGCCCGAGGGCGAGGTCGACCTGCTGCGCGAGGTGGTTGACCTGGGGCAGGCGAAGCAGGCCTATATCCTGGCCGCCCGAACCTTCTCGCGCATCGCCAGGACCGAGAAGGACGCCCTGGACGTCCTGGCTTGAGGAATTTCCGCCCCATGACATACAAGCCCAAGGCCTATCTCGCCGGTCCGGCGGTGTTCCATCCTGCCGCCAAGGCCCTGCTCGACTATCTCGTCGAGATGTGCGGCCAGCATGACCTGGAGGGCGTGGCGCCGTTCGAGCCCCAGGCCGACGACCTGAAGCTGCCTCCGGCCGAACTGGCGGCAATGATCCGGCACGGCAATATCGAGCGGATCCGGGAGTGCGATGTGGTGATCGCCTGCGTCTCGCCGTTCCGCGGCCCCGGAGCCTGTCCCGGAACAACCTGGGAGATGGGCTACGCCGAGGCCCTGGGCAAGCCTGTAATCGCCTGGTCCGAGGACATGCGGCCCTACAAGGAACGCGTCCCCCACGACCGTGACGAGGACGGGCGCCTGTTCTGCCGCCAGCACGGCATGGTGGTCGAGGATTTCGGCCTGGTGGAGAACCTGATGTACGCCGCCCAGCCCGCCGAGGTGCTGTCCGATCTGGAGGCGGCGTTCAAGCGTGCGCGGCAACTGGCCGCTGCGCCTCGCCCAGCGGCAGGGTGAAGCGGAAGGTGCTGCCCGCGCCGGGGGTGGATTCCACCCAGATATGGCCGCCCAGGCGGTTGACGATCCATTTGCAGATGGCGAGGCCCACTCCGGTTCCCGTGTAGCTGGAATGGGGGTGGAGGCGTCGGAACAGCTCGAACACATCCTGCTCCGACGGGTCGAAGCCGATGCCGTTGTCCGAGACCGAGAACTGCCAGTGCCGCTCCTGGCGCTGGGCGGAAACCCGGATGTGCGGCGCGATCCCGGTCTTGCGGTACTTGATGGCGTTGCCGATCAGGTTCTGGAAGATCTGGATCAGCATCACCGAATCGGCGCTGACCTCGGGCAGCGGTTCCACGATGACCTCGGCCCCGCCGGAATCGATGGCTTCGCGCAGGTTGTTCAAGGCGCTCTGGCAGGCTGATTCCGCCGAGACGATTTCGATCCGGCCTTCGCTTCGCGTGGTGCGGGAGTAGGCCAGAAGATCGTTGATCAGGCTGTGCATGCGGATGGCGCCGCTGGTGACCAGTTCGACGTATTGCCGACCCCGGTCGTCCAGGGTCTGGCCGTAGTGGCGCTCCAGCAATTGAGCGAAGCAGGCGATGGTCCGCAGGGGTTCCTGCAGGTCATGGGACGCGACATAGGCGAAACGCTCCAGCTCGGAATTGGCTTCGGTCAGCGTTTCCACGGTCTTGGCTAGTTTCTCGGCGTGGGTGCGGCGGTCTTCCTCGGCGCGGACGCGGTCGGTGACGTCGCGCACGATATGAAATCCCCCGGACGGCAGGCCGTCGGGGCCGGGAAGCGAGCCGTAGCTGGTCTCGAACCAGGCCATGTCGCCGTCAACGTCCAGGGATTGCAACTGGACGAAGGATTCTCCCGCCAGGGTGCGGTCCCAGCATTCGGAAAACAGACGGTACTTTTCCGGGACATGGCCGAACACCTCCTCGGCGGACATGCCGACCTTCACGTCGCGCTCGAAGAAGTCCCAGCAGACCGCCTGGTAACGGGGATTGAAGGCGGTCAGCCGCTTGTTGCGGTCCCAGGCGGCGATCAGGTCCTGGGAGCCCCGCATGATGCCGGACAGCCGGGTGTTGAGCTCCGTCAGTTCGCGGTTGCTTTCGATCAGGGCCTCTCCCCGCCGGTTCAGCTCCCCTTCCCAGCGGCGCAGCAGCACCAGCAGCATGAAGGCGGTCACCAGGATGAAGGCGCAGCCCTTGCCCATCTCCAGCAGGGAAGCCAGCCCCGGAGGCTCGCCCACACCGATCCACACGGCCATGGATGACAGGAAGATCCAGCTCAGTCCGACGGCGGTGTAGATGCCGGTAATGCGCCACGCGACCCCCAGCGACGCCACTATCCCCTCCTTGGTCGGGCAATCAGTCCCCTAACGATAGCAGAGCGGTTGCTCCGGCGATAATTCCTTGAATGGTTTCGCAAAAAAAAGGATGCGCCGGTGGGGCGGCGCATCCTTCGAAGGTTGGCGTTGGAATGTCAGTTGGGCCGCGGCGGGTAGAGGCCCTCGTTGGCGATGCAGGCCGTCAGCACGGATTGCGGCGGCACGATGTGGAACGGCGTGGCACTGTTTGAGTTCGGTCCCACGCTCACAGTCCCTCCGGTGATGCCGGTCGCGCCCGTCACGGGCAGGGTGACGGTCCCCGTCACGGTGCCGGTGGCCGGGGCGGCGCTGGTGCTGCCGGAGAAGGTTTGGCTGGGGCCGATATTCGTGTCGGCGGTGGTGGTCGAGGGGGCATAGATCGCTCCTTGCCCGCCACCCGCCTTGGTCATCACGGCGCCATTGCTGATGGCCTGCGCGCCAGCGGCGGTGGAGCTGCCGATCTTCAAACTGCCCGAGACCGAGATGTTTTGAGCCGGCACACTGACCGTCACGGGCAGCGTAACGGGCCCTGATGCCGCCATGGGGCCGCTGCCGCCGCCGCCGGTACCGGTGAAGGTGGCGGGGTGAATATGAGGCGCCACATTGCTGGTGCTCAGGGTGGCGGTCTCTGAACCGCGCAGGGAGGCATAGGTATTCGGGCTAATCACGGTGCCGCCGGTGTTGATCGTTGACGGGTTGTAGCCGATCGGCGAACGCCCGCGCAGGTCCGGAACATTGAAAATCGAGGTATTATTTCCCCCGTAATAGTAGCCGATCAGGGAGAAAAGCGCCTGATTGCTCTGGACCGTCAGCTGTCGGCCGTCCGCCGGGATATAGCCGTTTGGGCACCACTGGGCGGCGGTGAAGCACACCGTGCCGATATAGGGTTCCGGGCCGCTGCAGGCCTGGGCGTCTTTCGCCCCGGTGCCCGAAAGGATAGCGGCCAGAGCCAGGGTCGAGACGCCTGTTATCAGGGTGGAGAAGGTCATTTTCTTCATCTAAAGACTCCTGGTTTCGATGGTCTGTGATGCGTAAACGTCTTCATAAATCTAATATAAAACCCGTAACAAGATGCCATTGCGCATATCTGCGAATCAAAGGCAGTGTGTTATGATATCAATACAGCAATAACTTGTATACGTAGGTAATTGGCCGGGGTGTGACGGATTGTTGCGACAAAAATTATCGCAACAGGTGTTGATTTCGGTATGGGGGCGTGGGGAGGGGCCCACGACCGCCGCCGCTGATGGCGTGCGGCTGTCGGGAAAGGTGTCCGCGCCGATGAATTGCTGATCACCGTAATATTTATCAGCAATTGGCATATGCATAGCTATGTCACATATCTATGATGGCATAAGTTTGAAAGCGGCTGATTGTTGGTATAAGCTCTGTAAGCGTAAAAGTGGATGTGCGCGGTAACGTGTGTGCCTTTTCGGTGCTGGGCGACTGGTGAGGGTGATGTCATGACCAAGCTTCCTGATCCGGCTTCGCTTCGCCGCCAAGGGGGAGGGGCGGGGCGGTTCTCCAGTCGTGTGCCGTTGGTCATGGCGCTTGAGCCGCGTCTGATGTTCGATGGCGCCGCCGCCGTGGACGCCGCCCACGTGGTGGCGGAAGCCGCCATCAAGGCCGCTCCCGCGCCGGTGGTGATCCGCGATGCCGATCCGTCCAAGGACAACGGCAAAAAGGAAGTCGTGTTCGTCGACACCAGGGTGGCCGATTACAAGACGCTGGAAGCCGGCATCAGGGATGGCGTCGCCATCGTCGAGATCGACGGCGCCGCCGATGGGCTGGCCCAGATGGCCCAGTGGGCCGAAACCCATTCCGGCTATGACGCCATCCACGTGCTGAGCCATGGTTCCGAGGCCAGCCTGCGCCTGGGCGCCACCACGCTGACCGTCGCCGGCCTGTCCGACGCCACCGTCCAGGTGGAACTCTCGGTGATTGGCCAGGCCCTGGCCGCTGACGGCGACATTCTGGTTTATGGCTGTTCCATTGCGTCCGGCCTCGATGGGCAGGCCTTCATCTCCGCCCTGGCGTCCGCCACCGGCGCCGACGTGGCGGCGTCAAGCGACACGACCGGCGCCGCCGCCCAGGGCGGCAACTGGGTGGTGGAGCGTTCGGTGGGTGACGTCGCCGCCGCCTCGCTGGGCATCGACGGGATGCGTGATTATGGCGGCGCCCTCACCAGCGCCACCATTACCTTCGAATCCAGCAACGGCAGCATCGCCGGGGACGGGACGACGTCGGTCACCTACACCCACGCCAACATCACCCTGACGTTTACCGCCAAGGACGACGCCAACACCAATGCCGCGCAGATCGCCTTGGGCAGTGTCATGGGGGCGGCGTACAACGGTGCCGAGGACCTGTATTTCGTCAATGATGGCAGTGGAAAGGGCGGAAGCTTCACCGTCACCGCCGGTGGTGGAAAAATATTCGACCTGACGTCTTTTGTTTTCAGTAATCAGAATGGCAATGGCCTGGAAACCTTCTCGATTACGACCAGCAAGGGCGGCAGTTTCACCTTCAGTGCCGGAGGTACGGGGGTCACAAAGCAATCCATCAGCGTCAACAGTGACGTGTCCAACTACCAGGGGATCACCTATTTCACCATCACCGCGCCGACCGGCGGCGCGTTCATGGAAATCGACGATATCGTCCTCGACAACATCATGT includes:
- a CDS encoding serine/threonine-protein kinase, with the protein product MEAGEHIGRYQVARHLIDTAFSRLYLCTDPQLGRPVVVKAFAMDAAKPEPPFSRAEWMRRFIMEGRIMAGLDHPHILPVHETGRLEDGSPFMVLPFMRANLPRLIGFDVAEDGMAEDELPQALDVGQSRFILLQVLAALAYLHRRGIVHRDIKPANVLLTARQGGIAKLCDFGFARLGTASDVPPRAWIGTLDYISPEQRAGAGGVGPAADIYSIGALAWRLLAGRLPGPEDGRPPLSELVPQAPPGLVGWVEAAMAADPEKRPSAEDSLRMLATGMRLGA
- a CDS encoding nucleoside 2-deoxyribosyltransferase; this encodes MTYKPKAYLAGPAVFHPAAKALLDYLVEMCGQHDLEGVAPFEPQADDLKLPPAELAAMIRHGNIERIRECDVVIACVSPFRGPGACPGTTWEMGYAEALGKPVIAWSEDMRPYKERVPHDRDEDGRLFCRQHGMVVEDFGLVENLMYAAQPAEVLSDLEAAFKRARQLAAAPRPAAG
- a CDS encoding ATP-binding protein, with the protein product MASLGVAWRITGIYTAVGLSWIFLSSMAVWIGVGEPPGLASLLEMGKGCAFILVTAFMLLVLLRRWEGELNRRGEALIESNRELTELNTRLSGIMRGSQDLIAAWDRNKRLTAFNPRYQAVCWDFFERDVKVGMSAEEVFGHVPEKYRLFSECWDRTLAGESFVQLQSLDVDGDMAWFETSYGSLPGPDGLPSGGFHIVRDVTDRVRAEEDRRTHAEKLAKTVETLTEANSELERFAYVASHDLQEPLRTIACFAQLLERHYGQTLDDRGRQYVELVTSGAIRMHSLINDLLAYSRTTRSEGRIEIVSAESACQSALNNLREAIDSGGAEVIVEPLPEVSADSVMLIQIFQNLIGNAIKYRKTGIAPHIRVSAQRQERHWQFSVSDNGIGFDPSEQDVFELFRRLHPHSSYTGTGVGLAICKWIVNRLGGHIWVESTPGAGSTFRFTLPLGEAQRPVAAHA
- a CDS encoding phage tail protein; amino-acid sequence: MKKMTFSTLITGVSTLALAAILSGTGAKDAQACSGPEPYIGTVCFTAAQWCPNGYIPADGRQLTVQSNQALFSLIGYYYGGNNTSIFNVPDLRGRSPIGYNPSTINTGGTVISPNTYASLRGSETATLSTSNVAPHIHPATFTGTGGGGSGPMAASGPVTLPVTVSVPAQNISVSGSLKIGSSTAAGAQAISNGAVMTKAGGGQGAIYAPSTTTADTNIGPSQTFSGSTSAAPATGTVTGTVTLPVTGATGITGGTVSVGPNSNSATPFHIVPPQSVLTACIANEGLYPPRPN